A DNA window from Castanea sativa cultivar Marrone di Chiusa Pesio chromosome 7, ASM4071231v1 contains the following coding sequences:
- the LOC142643566 gene encoding F-box/LRR-repeat protein 10, with protein MTTGSRSLDSLPPALIATIMTKLDVSSVRSAASTCTTLRSSASHLLSFLPTFHLLDIAVSVDLLRPLLLRQNPHLTSLKVDCDRLNDSAIEILLCPSLRELCLYNCADFNGKLLSEIGTRCPDLRSLCLGSVAGKRGRSVHISELEELLSGCTQLEALVLMFDVSLFLHRNFAQVWALASEKLTSLEIGYISSVTVTEMLSPNLGAPQSPNCIRPSILSGIQKLCLSVDYITDAMVGMISKGLTSLTHLDLRDAPLIEPVLTFDLTNAGLQQMNQYGKLKHLSLVRCQDFCITYFRRVNDLGILLMADKCANMESIYLSGFCRVTDTGFKTMLHSCSRLYQLRVSQGTQLTDLVFHDISATSLTLTHVSLRFCNLLTNHAVINLVSNKDLRVLDLRNCKNLGDEALQAISTLPKLKVLLLDGSDVSDMGLLYSRRGLIGSLVTLSVRGCKRLTDKCISALFDGPSKMELRELDLSENPNLSDNAVLLLAKSQVPLFELRMRNCQHIGDTAVMALASMQIDKDRWHGSSLRLLDLYGCGGITALSFRWFKKPYFPRLRWLGVTGSVNRDLVDALARSRPFLHVQYRGDELRSDQWDCSDSAYVHDYDEVHDYDEADDELEQWLLEGEIDHDDEEMGDAENNAEVGE; from the exons atgacgACAGGATCGAGGAGCCTTGATTCACTACCGCCGGCGCTCATCGCCACCATCATGACCAAGCTCGACGTCTCCTCCGTCCGCTCCGCCGCCTCCACCTGCACAACCCTCCGCTCCTCCGCCTCTCACCTCCTCTCCTTCCTCCCCACCTTCCACCTCCTC gATATTGCGGTTTCAGTGGATTTGCTGCGTCCTTTGTTGTTGCGACAAAACCCTCATTTGACGAGCTTGAAAGTCGATTGCGATCGGCTCAACGACTCGGCGATCGAGATCTTGCTTTGTCCTTCGCTGCGCGAGCTTTGTCTCTACAACTGCGCCGATTTCAACGGCAAATTGCTCTCCGAGATCGGCACTCGCTGCCCCGATCTCAG GTCTCTCTGCTTGGGTTCTGTGGCCGGAAAAAGAGGGCGGTCAGTTCATATTTCTGAATTGGAGGAGTTGCTAAGTGGTTGCACTCAACTAGAA GCACTGGTCCTGATGTTTGATGTTTCGTTATTTCTTCATCGTAATTTTGCTCAAGTTTGGGCCTTGGCTTCTGAAAAACTCACTTCTCTTGAGATCGGCTACATTTCTTCAGTAACAGTGACTGAGATGCTGAGCCCAAATTTGGGAGCCCCTCAGTCACCAAATTGTATCCGTCCATCTATATTATCAGGCATTCAGAAATTGTGCCTATCAGTAGACTATATAACCGATGCCATGGTTGGTATGATATCTAAAGGCCTCACCTCCTTAACCCATTTGGATCTTCGTGATGCACCCCTCATTGAACCAGTACTCACATTTGACTTAACGAACGCTGGCCTTCAACAAATGAATCAGTACGGGAAATTGAAACATCTCTCATTGGTCCGTTGCCAGGACTTCTGTATTACCTATTTTAGACGAGTAAATGATCTTGGAATCCTCTTGATGGCTGATAAATGTGCAAACATGGAGAGCATATATCTCAGTGGCTTTTGCCGTGTTACAGACACAGGTTTCAAAACAATGTTGCATTCATGCTCTAGATTATACCAGCTTAGGGTATCTCAGGGGACCCAGTTAACTGATCTGGTTTTTCACGACATCTCTGCAACTTCCCTTACATTAACACATGTTAGCTTGAGATTTTGTAATCTTCTAACCAATCATGCAGTCATAAATTTGGTATCCAACAAGGATCTAAGAGTTCTCGACCTAAGAAATTGCAAAAACCTTGGGGATGAAGCACTTCAAGCCATCAGTACTCTTCCTAAATTGAAGGTTTTACTGTTGGATGGCTCTGATGTAAGTGATATGGGATTGTTATACTCAAGACGGGGGCTTATAGGTTCACTTGTTACATTGTCTGTTAGAGGTTGCAAGAGACTTACGGATAAATGCATTTCTGCTTTATTTGATGGTCCTAGTAAGATGGAGTTGCGAGAATTGGACCTATCAGAGAATCCTAATCTTTCTGATAATGCAGTTCTGTTACTGGCAAAAAGCCAGGTTCCACTTTTTGAGCTCCGAATGCGGAATTGTCAACACATAGGTGACACTGCTGTCATGGCATTAGCCTCTATGCAGATTGATAAGGATAGATGGCACGGCAGTAGCTTAAGGTTGTTGGATCTATATGGATGTGGTGGTATCACAGCACTTTCATTCCGTTGGTTCAAGAAGCCATACTTTCCAAGGTTGAGATGGTTAGGAGTTACAGGAAGTGTGAATAGAGATTTGGTAGATGCTTTAGCTAGGAGTAGACCATTTCTGCATGTGCAATACCGTGGTGATGAGCTGAGGTCTGATCAATGGGATTGCTCCGATAGTGCATACGTGCATGACTATGATGAGGTGCACGACTATGATGAGGCAGATGATGAACTCGAGCAGTGGCTTCTAGAAGGTGAGATTGACCATGATGATGAAGAGATGGGAGATGCTGAAAATAATGCCGAAGTAGGGGAGTAA